The Triticum aestivum cultivar Chinese Spring chromosome 3A, IWGSC CS RefSeq v2.1, whole genome shotgun sequence genome includes a region encoding these proteins:
- the LOC123063211 gene encoding uncharacterized protein isoform X1 has translation MNRLSRPLVSFMASAPPRWWPPALARRLSPPSERLNPTVRRASSDRFPLGFRNMATGIRSSEVEGHDSAKPDTRLLTTSAHEHSAITQGMNNMSRTKEFISCYGEIIDGKRDTWGKTVGCGEEIVVSDDEEYESWDALMARYPFEGVLPLDVFPKSRHRDGSIYKCTHPWTRKCLITDRSETVFEAMMFTEPSNCFILNGTCMRHAPSHMFQILSIKLAKLDVDGGPVALYGYIAVRDDLDPLLNYIIKYSRDDPIIVEQGSLFNLAGPKRGIDFYGNILIEYDMRIRTAKEEKDDLQLIDGASMIGDMGLRNCHVFTNRIHGDSGAVDVTFSRLENAVEATVEVFISEVQNSFSLFLGCLTSGLSEEIRLFDGVIGETQSLKRSVVAVVTGSSIHLKFKVGLESSSSAEHDCSFIAGNHGSNARKIETDFALISVKVTWSPLPKGH, from the exons ATGAACCGCCTCTCGCGACCACTTGTCTCTTTCATGGCCTCTGCTCCGCCTCGCTGGTGGCCGCCCGCGCTTGCGCGACGACTTTCCCCACCCAGTGAGCGTCTCAATCCAACTGTTCGTCGTGCTTCCAG TGATAGATTTCCTCTTGGATTTAGGAACATGGCCACCGGCATCAGAAGCAGTGAAGTAGAAGGCCATGATTCTGCCAAACCAGACACGCGGCTGCTCACCACTTCTGCCCATGAGCACTCTGCCATCACCCAAGGCATGAACAACATGAGCAGAACTAAGGAGTTCATTTCTTGTTATGGCGAGATTATAGATGGCAAACGTGATACATGGGGGAAAACTGTTGGCTGTGGGGAAGAAATCGTGGTCAGCGATGACGAAGAATATGAGAGCTGGGATGCATTGATGGCTCGATACCCCTTTGAAGGTGTACTCCCGTTGGATGTTTTTCCAAAAAGCAGGCACCGTGATGGTTCTATATACAAATGCACACATCCATGGACAAGAAAATGTCTCATTACAGACCGCAGTGAGA CTGTGTTCGAGGCAATGATGTTTACAGAGCCCTCAAATTGCTTCATCCTCAATGGAACTTGCATGCGGCATGCACCTAGTCACATGTTCCAAATTTTATCAATAAAGCTGGCTAAACTTGACGTGGATGGTGGACCAGTAGCGTTATATGGATACATAGCAGTGCGGGATGATCTGGATCCATTGCTTAATTATATCATCAAATATAGCAGGGATGATCCCATCATCGTGGAGCAG GGTTCCCTCTTCAACTTGGCTGGCCCCAAGCGAGGGATTGATTTTTATGGTAATATTCTAATCGAATATGACATGAGGATCAGGACTGCTAAAGAAGAAAAGGATGATCTACAGTTGATCGATGGTGCGTCAATGATAGGCGACATGGGCTTACGGAATTGTCATGTGTTCACAAATCGCATCCATGGCGATTCTGGCGCAGTTGATGTAACTTTTTCACGTCTTGAAAATGCAGTTGAGGCGACCGTAGAAGTTTTCATATCAGAAGTGCAAAACAGTTTTAGTTTGTTTCTCGGCTGTTTGACCAGTGGGTTGAGTGAAGAAATCCGACTCTTCGATGGCGTCATTGGTGAGACACAAAGCTTAAAAAGGTCTGTGGTTGCTGTAGTGACAGGTTCTTCGATACACCTGAAGTTTAAGGTTGGCCTGGAGTCGTCCAGTTCCGCTGAACATGATTGTTCCTTCATTGCTGGCAATCACGGGTCTAATGCTCGAAAGATAGAGACTGATTTTGCGTTAATCTCAGTGAAGGTGACCTGGTCGCCTTTACCTAAGGGGCACTAG
- the LOC123063211 gene encoding uncharacterized protein isoform X3, whose protein sequence is MNRLSRPLVSFMASAPPRWWPPALARRLSPPSERLNPTVRRASRNMATGIRSSEVEGHDSAKPDTRLLTTSAHEHSAITQGMNNMSRTKEFISCYGEIIDGKRDTWGKTVGCGEEIVVSDDEEYESWDALMARYPFEGVLPLDVFPKSRHRDGSIYKCTHPWTRKCLITDRSETVFEAMMFTEPSNCFILNGTCMRHAPSHMFQILSIKLAKLDVDGGPVALYGYIAVRDDLDPLLNYIIKYSRDDPIIVEQGSLFNLAGPKRGIDFYGNILIEYDMRIRTAKEEKDDLQLIDGASMIGDMGLRNCHVFTNRIHGDSGAVDVTFSRLENAVEATVEVFISEVQNSFSLFLGCLTSGLSEEIRLFDGVIGETQSLKRSVVAVVTGSSIHLKFKVGLESSSSAEHDCSFIAGNHGSNARKIETDFALISVKVTWSPLPKGH, encoded by the exons ATGAACCGCCTCTCGCGACCACTTGTCTCTTTCATGGCCTCTGCTCCGCCTCGCTGGTGGCCGCCCGCGCTTGCGCGACGACTTTCCCCACCCAGTGAGCGTCTCAATCCAACTGTTCGTCGTGCTTCCAG GAACATGGCCACCGGCATCAGAAGCAGTGAAGTAGAAGGCCATGATTCTGCCAAACCAGACACGCGGCTGCTCACCACTTCTGCCCATGAGCACTCTGCCATCACCCAAGGCATGAACAACATGAGCAGAACTAAGGAGTTCATTTCTTGTTATGGCGAGATTATAGATGGCAAACGTGATACATGGGGGAAAACTGTTGGCTGTGGGGAAGAAATCGTGGTCAGCGATGACGAAGAATATGAGAGCTGGGATGCATTGATGGCTCGATACCCCTTTGAAGGTGTACTCCCGTTGGATGTTTTTCCAAAAAGCAGGCACCGTGATGGTTCTATATACAAATGCACACATCCATGGACAAGAAAATGTCTCATTACAGACCGCAGTGAGA CTGTGTTCGAGGCAATGATGTTTACAGAGCCCTCAAATTGCTTCATCCTCAATGGAACTTGCATGCGGCATGCACCTAGTCACATGTTCCAAATTTTATCAATAAAGCTGGCTAAACTTGACGTGGATGGTGGACCAGTAGCGTTATATGGATACATAGCAGTGCGGGATGATCTGGATCCATTGCTTAATTATATCATCAAATATAGCAGGGATGATCCCATCATCGTGGAGCAG GGTTCCCTCTTCAACTTGGCTGGCCCCAAGCGAGGGATTGATTTTTATGGTAATATTCTAATCGAATATGACATGAGGATCAGGACTGCTAAAGAAGAAAAGGATGATCTACAGTTGATCGATGGTGCGTCAATGATAGGCGACATGGGCTTACGGAATTGTCATGTGTTCACAAATCGCATCCATGGCGATTCTGGCGCAGTTGATGTAACTTTTTCACGTCTTGAAAATGCAGTTGAGGCGACCGTAGAAGTTTTCATATCAGAAGTGCAAAACAGTTTTAGTTTGTTTCTCGGCTGTTTGACCAGTGGGTTGAGTGAAGAAATCCGACTCTTCGATGGCGTCATTGGTGAGACACAAAGCTTAAAAAGGTCTGTGGTTGCTGTAGTGACAGGTTCTTCGATACACCTGAAGTTTAAGGTTGGCCTGGAGTCGTCCAGTTCCGCTGAACATGATTGTTCCTTCATTGCTGGCAATCACGGGTCTAATGCTCGAAAGATAGAGACTGATTTTGCGTTAATCTCAGTGAAGGTGACCTGGTCGCCTTTACCTAAGGGGCACTAG
- the LOC123063211 gene encoding uncharacterized protein isoform X2: protein MNRLSRPLVSFMASAPPRWWPPALARRLSPPSERLNPTVRRASRFPLGFRNMATGIRSSEVEGHDSAKPDTRLLTTSAHEHSAITQGMNNMSRTKEFISCYGEIIDGKRDTWGKTVGCGEEIVVSDDEEYESWDALMARYPFEGVLPLDVFPKSRHRDGSIYKCTHPWTRKCLITDRSETVFEAMMFTEPSNCFILNGTCMRHAPSHMFQILSIKLAKLDVDGGPVALYGYIAVRDDLDPLLNYIIKYSRDDPIIVEQGSLFNLAGPKRGIDFYGNILIEYDMRIRTAKEEKDDLQLIDGASMIGDMGLRNCHVFTNRIHGDSGAVDVTFSRLENAVEATVEVFISEVQNSFSLFLGCLTSGLSEEIRLFDGVIGETQSLKRSVVAVVTGSSIHLKFKVGLESSSSAEHDCSFIAGNHGSNARKIETDFALISVKVTWSPLPKGH, encoded by the exons ATGAACCGCCTCTCGCGACCACTTGTCTCTTTCATGGCCTCTGCTCCGCCTCGCTGGTGGCCGCCCGCGCTTGCGCGACGACTTTCCCCACCCAGTGAGCGTCTCAATCCAACTGTTCGTCGTGCTTCCAG ATTTCCTCTTGGATTTAGGAACATGGCCACCGGCATCAGAAGCAGTGAAGTAGAAGGCCATGATTCTGCCAAACCAGACACGCGGCTGCTCACCACTTCTGCCCATGAGCACTCTGCCATCACCCAAGGCATGAACAACATGAGCAGAACTAAGGAGTTCATTTCTTGTTATGGCGAGATTATAGATGGCAAACGTGATACATGGGGGAAAACTGTTGGCTGTGGGGAAGAAATCGTGGTCAGCGATGACGAAGAATATGAGAGCTGGGATGCATTGATGGCTCGATACCCCTTTGAAGGTGTACTCCCGTTGGATGTTTTTCCAAAAAGCAGGCACCGTGATGGTTCTATATACAAATGCACACATCCATGGACAAGAAAATGTCTCATTACAGACCGCAGTGAGA CTGTGTTCGAGGCAATGATGTTTACAGAGCCCTCAAATTGCTTCATCCTCAATGGAACTTGCATGCGGCATGCACCTAGTCACATGTTCCAAATTTTATCAATAAAGCTGGCTAAACTTGACGTGGATGGTGGACCAGTAGCGTTATATGGATACATAGCAGTGCGGGATGATCTGGATCCATTGCTTAATTATATCATCAAATATAGCAGGGATGATCCCATCATCGTGGAGCAG GGTTCCCTCTTCAACTTGGCTGGCCCCAAGCGAGGGATTGATTTTTATGGTAATATTCTAATCGAATATGACATGAGGATCAGGACTGCTAAAGAAGAAAAGGATGATCTACAGTTGATCGATGGTGCGTCAATGATAGGCGACATGGGCTTACGGAATTGTCATGTGTTCACAAATCGCATCCATGGCGATTCTGGCGCAGTTGATGTAACTTTTTCACGTCTTGAAAATGCAGTTGAGGCGACCGTAGAAGTTTTCATATCAGAAGTGCAAAACAGTTTTAGTTTGTTTCTCGGCTGTTTGACCAGTGGGTTGAGTGAAGAAATCCGACTCTTCGATGGCGTCATTGGTGAGACACAAAGCTTAAAAAGGTCTGTGGTTGCTGTAGTGACAGGTTCTTCGATACACCTGAAGTTTAAGGTTGGCCTGGAGTCGTCCAGTTCCGCTGAACATGATTGTTCCTTCATTGCTGGCAATCACGGGTCTAATGCTCGAAAGATAGAGACTGATTTTGCGTTAATCTCAGTGAAGGTGACCTGGTCGCCTTTACCTAAGGGGCACTAG
- the LOC123063211 gene encoding uncharacterized protein isoform X4, with product MNRLSRPLVSFMASAPPRWWPPALARRLSPPSERLNPTVRRASSDRFPLGFRNMATGIRSSEVEGHDSAKPDTRLLTTSAHEHSAITQGMNNMSRTKEFISCYGEIIDGKRDTWGKTVGCGEEIVVSDDEEYESWDALMARYPFEGVLPLDVFPKSRHRDGSIYKCTHPWTRKCLITDRSETVFEAMMFTEPSNCFILNGTCMRHAPSHMFQILSIKLAKLDVDGGPVALYGYIAVRDDLDPLLNYIIKYSRDDPIIVEQGSLFNLAGPKRGIDFYGNILIEYDMRIRTAKEEKDDLQLIDVEATVEVFISEVQNSFSLFLGCLTSGLSEEIRLFDGVIGETQSLKRSVVAVVTGSSIHLKFKVGLESSSSAEHDCSFIAGNHGSNARKIETDFALISVKVTWSPLPKGH from the exons ATGAACCGCCTCTCGCGACCACTTGTCTCTTTCATGGCCTCTGCTCCGCCTCGCTGGTGGCCGCCCGCGCTTGCGCGACGACTTTCCCCACCCAGTGAGCGTCTCAATCCAACTGTTCGTCGTGCTTCCAG TGATAGATTTCCTCTTGGATTTAGGAACATGGCCACCGGCATCAGAAGCAGTGAAGTAGAAGGCCATGATTCTGCCAAACCAGACACGCGGCTGCTCACCACTTCTGCCCATGAGCACTCTGCCATCACCCAAGGCATGAACAACATGAGCAGAACTAAGGAGTTCATTTCTTGTTATGGCGAGATTATAGATGGCAAACGTGATACATGGGGGAAAACTGTTGGCTGTGGGGAAGAAATCGTGGTCAGCGATGACGAAGAATATGAGAGCTGGGATGCATTGATGGCTCGATACCCCTTTGAAGGTGTACTCCCGTTGGATGTTTTTCCAAAAAGCAGGCACCGTGATGGTTCTATATACAAATGCACACATCCATGGACAAGAAAATGTCTCATTACAGACCGCAGTGAGA CTGTGTTCGAGGCAATGATGTTTACAGAGCCCTCAAATTGCTTCATCCTCAATGGAACTTGCATGCGGCATGCACCTAGTCACATGTTCCAAATTTTATCAATAAAGCTGGCTAAACTTGACGTGGATGGTGGACCAGTAGCGTTATATGGATACATAGCAGTGCGGGATGATCTGGATCCATTGCTTAATTATATCATCAAATATAGCAGGGATGATCCCATCATCGTGGAGCAG GGTTCCCTCTTCAACTTGGCTGGCCCCAAGCGAGGGATTGATTTTTATGGTAATATTCTAATCGAATATGACATGAGGATCAGGACTGCTAAAGAAGAAAAGGATGATCTACAGTTGATCGATG TTGAGGCGACCGTAGAAGTTTTCATATCAGAAGTGCAAAACAGTTTTAGTTTGTTTCTCGGCTGTTTGACCAGTGGGTTGAGTGAAGAAATCCGACTCTTCGATGGCGTCATTGGTGAGACACAAAGCTTAAAAAGGTCTGTGGTTGCTGTAGTGACAGGTTCTTCGATACACCTGAAGTTTAAGGTTGGCCTGGAGTCGTCCAGTTCCGCTGAACATGATTGTTCCTTCATTGCTGGCAATCACGGGTCTAATGCTCGAAAGATAGAGACTGATTTTGCGTTAATCTCAGTGAAGGTGACCTGGTCGCCTTTACCTAAGGGGCACTAG